In the genome of Lathyrus oleraceus cultivar Zhongwan6 chromosome 4, CAAS_Psat_ZW6_1.0, whole genome shotgun sequence, the window TAGAAAAGCGTGGCCAAGATCCTTGATTCACTCCACCTTTTCATCATGAAGCCAACTTGCATTGTTGTGCAAAATAAAACCAAACATCCAAACGAGCATTCAAACTGAACTAAGATCAACTTCTGTAAGTTACTTGAGCCCTTTAAAgcctctataaatagagggcCAAGCCTCAGAACTCAAAATACAAAAAATTACATCCAAACCTCCATTGTTGCAACTTTCAAACCTCAAACTTCCAAATTCCATTTCTGTTGAAAATTCTTCAAACCAACCACCCAAACACCTTCTAAACATCAAATAGAAGTTGTTCAAACCATTAAAATACAACTATAACACCTCCATCATCATTTTCAAGCTCTCACTTTGCATACTTGCAAGTTTATTTGGTAAGAAGAATCCAAGGGTTCTCAAGCACAAGTGAGCATTCAAACAGCTTCCCTAGGGTCCAAGCAAGCTTACCAGATCATCAGTTCTCATCTGTAACCAATTGAAGAGGCATTGGACTTTCTCCTATAGGTAAGTGTACTTACACTTGAAAAATCTTGTGCATGCATCATTGTTGAATATTTATTGAAGTAAAAATGTAGTACATAATGTGTTTGCTGTATGTTTGCTATTGTATGCATTATACCATGCTCATACGTTGAGATTTTATTGTTAGAAAGTTAAAATTTCAGTTCTGGTTTTACCCTTGGCACGCTTTGTACATTGTTTTTTAGGATGATATAATAATACCATTAGATTCCTTGCAAAAAATAGAGCAATTTAGGTTCTTACGGTTTTTAATTTCATGGAAAACTGAGAGAGTTATGATTGTTGgatgtttgagaaaaaaaatgaaaagaattgaACAAGTGTGGTCGtgaggttgaagaagatgatgatgtGGCGCTGACCTTGTCATCTTAGGTcttgttttaaaatatatattaatgAATGTAAATAAGTTAATGGATGTATCACCTCCCCAACGGTTAGAGTGTGCATGTTAAGGCTTTGTGTGAGCAAGAGGTCTGGGGTTTGAATCCCCCTCGCCCTAAACCCATTTTTTTCATTGTTTTTTTgcctatttatttttgttatttttcaaaacttcaaaGGTTCATAACTTGATGATCCATAAGCCTTTTTGAGCCGCTAGTTTTGCTATGTGTTCATAATTTTGTCTATTTTATGATGGTGAAAATAAATTCCAgaattgatttatttttcacATACTTATGCTTGTCCAAAGTTGGTAACTTTTTAGGATTgttttagggtttcaaatgaCCTTTTTTGGTTGAAAATTTAACTTTTCTTGATCACCATGACTTGTATGAATGTTGTGCATCATATATGAACTTTTTTTTGATGTTTTTAATATGTGCCTCTTggttttgacctaattttgaCTTACTTTAATGTAAGTTTACATGTTTATGTGCTTTGAACTTTGTTACTATGCCATGAacttttgtgtgtttattttaCCATTGATCCGTGATTCACATGTCATTCTTTCATGTCTTGTTGAGCCTTTGTATGCATGTGTGCCCTTGTGTTTGTATTTATTTATGTGTTTGCAAATACTTTAAACTTGTGATAACATGTCTTTGTATGACTTGTATGCTTACATGTTCAAACCTTTTGTATGATTTTGAACCTTTGATTGTGATCATATTGAACCTTAACATGGATGTCTTGAATACCTTAGCTTGTTTTTATGATTACGTTGATGTTATGTCTAAACCATGTCTTACTTCATGCGTATACATGTTCATTCATACTTATTATGACATCCATATACATGTTCATGAATTGTTAtgtcattcatctttgtttcttcatgatgatATATCCATGTCATTTATATTCATGTTAAATTTATACAtctttgattgatgttgttgtatCTTTATTCATGTTCACATGTTGTACATATGTGTTCACATACCATGCTTGATATTGTTATGATCATGCTTCCATATAGAAAGATGACATCTCACATGGACAATGACAAACTTATGATCCACTGTTTACAAGATAGTTTGAAAGGTGCCTTTTCCAAATGGTACTTGACCCTTAATCAAAATCGAATCCGTTGTTTCCAAGATCTGTCTGATCCTTTAAtcaaacaatacaagtacaacatggatataTCTCCTGATAGAAGGCAATTGTTGAGCATGTCCCAAAAAGATTCTGAATCCAATAAATAATATACACAAAGGTGGAGAGAGACTGCATCTCAAATAGAACCTCCATTAACTGAAAAAGAATTGGTAGATTGGTTCGTCGACATAGTGCGACTAGTTTTTTTAGAGTATGGTAGGAAGCGGTATCACAAGTTTTTCTGATTTGGTGGTCGTGGGTATCAAAGTGGAACTTGGCTTAAAAGTGGCAAGATGATTAATGCAGCTAGTAattccaacaacaacaacaacaataccaagAAATTCTCTAGCAGTTTCCTAAGAAAAAAGGAAGGAGAAACAAAATCAGTGATTGGTAGTAGAAGAAAGAATCGGTCTTCGAAAAAGCAACAATCTTTTGCTCGACAACATTATTTTCAACAACCACAGTTTTCTCAACAACCGTATGTAGAAGCTATTGCACCAACTTTCAATCAACAAGTACCAGTGTATCAGTCGACTCAAGAAGTTCCGATATTTCAAACAACACCCAACGCTCCAACTTATCAACAAGCAACCAACGCTCCAACTTATCAACAAAGGAATCCAACTTCGCGCTAAAATGCTTTACTTCAAAATAGAAGACAAGGTGGAAAACCTCATATTTCTCAGATTCCTATGTCTTACACTGAATTTTATCCGTCATTGTTGAAGAAAGGGTTAGTTGTTCCAAGACCTTTGGGACCTCCACCAGATCCTATCCCACCATATTACAATCCCAATGCATATTATCCATTCCATGAAGGCGCACCAGGGCATGATTTGGAAGATTGTTATGCCTTAAATCATATTGTGAGGGAATTGATTGAGAAAAAGATTCTTTCATTTGGGGATACTGGTCCGAATGTCAAAAATAATACTTTTCCCGCTCATGGGTCTGTGAATGCTATTGATGATGCACATGATGAAAGTATGATTCTTGATGTAGCCAAAATCAAGAATCCGCTAAGAATTTTTCATGCAAAGTTAGTGGAGGCAGGTTTGTTGAAGAATTGCCACAAGAGTTGTGAAGAATGTACTATTGTTCCTAAAGGATGTGAAATAGTCCGAAATGATATTCAAGAATTGATTAACCAATGTATGTTGCAAGTAAGAAGTCGTATGAAAAAGGATGAGGTAATAGTGATTAAACCCATCTTAAATCTACCTGAGTCAAGTACTACAACACCAATCTTAAACATGCCAGAGCCAGTATTCAATATTCCGGATTCTACTGTTGTTCAACCAATTTTCAACATTCCAGAATCAGTTGAACCAATATTCAATATTCCTAAGCCAGTGGTTGTCCAAAGGCCTAGTCCTTTTCCTTTTGAGAATACTAAACCAATTCATTGGAAGTATGATACGACTGTGGTTAACCAAGGGTCTGAGAAAGTAGGTCAGAAAGAAGGTCTAAAGATTACAAGCACTGATATAGTAGGGGGAAGCAGAATGACCCGCAGTGGTCACATTTATACCCCTCAGTTCAACTTGGCTCCGCCAATTCCACTGAAAGAAACCACCACCACTGTTACCGACAAAGGAAAATGGGTGGTCCCAATTGATGCAGATACTGAATTCCTGAggttaatcaagaagagtgattacaagattaTTGATCAGCTACATCAAACTCCTTCAAAGATATCTATTCAGTCTCTTCTCATGAGTTCTCCAACTCATAGGAGTACCTTACAGAAATTGTTAGCTCAGGCTCATGTCACTCACAAAACTACTATTGATCAATTTGATGGGATCATTACCAACATTACAGCatgcaacaatctcagctttaGCAGAGAAGATTTACCGAAGGATGGCCAAAACCATAACCGTGCTTTGCACATATCTATGAAATTCCAAGAAGATACCATAACAAGAGTCCTTGTGGACACTTGCTCCTCTATGAATGTTTTACCTAAGAGGACACTTGCTAAGTTGTCATATAAAGGGGATGAGATGAGGCCAAGCACATTAATTGTCAAGGCATTTGATAGATCGAGGAGGACCGCCATAGGGGAAGTGGAGCTGCCAATCTTAATTGATCCACATGTGTTTAAAATTAATTTTCAGGTTATGGAAATTAATCCAAAttatagttgtttgcttggaAGACCGTGGATTCATGCCGTTGGGGCAGTGACTTCCACTTTGCGCCAAAAAATGAAATTTGTTATTGATGATAAGTTGGTGATTGTGTCTGGTGAGGAAGATCTTATGGTAAGCCACCTCTCTTTGTTCAGTTACATTGAGGCTGATAAGGATGCTTTAGAAACTTAtttccaagctcttgaaatagccaaTGTTGTCCTTATGGAAGTCGAAGAACCAAAGGGGAAGGCTATTCCATCTTTTGCATCATGGAAGAAAGTAAGATCAACCATTGAGGAAGGAAGTCCCTAAGGTTGGGGAGATGTTATTGGCGTCAAAATAAAGTTGAACTGTTATGGGTTGGGTTACAAACCAACTAATGCTAAGAAGGGAGCATCAACCTTCACCAAAGGACACCCGGAGACTATCCAATAAGTGTTTGTCAGTGTTGGATATCAAGTCAATGCTATAGATGAATATCTTAAAGATGAAGATTTGAGCAACCTAGTGTACCAGTGTGATGTGTCTTTGAACAATTGTAAGGCGATTGAAATCCCAAAGATGTTTTCTTTGTCAAAGTAATTTATTgtttttctttgttgttttcaaAATTCAATAGCTATGCCCAAAGCTATTGGACTAT includes:
- the LOC127136337 gene encoding uncharacterized protein LOC127136337, coding for MSYTEFYPSLLKKGLVVPRPLGPPPDPIPPYYNPNAYYPFHEGAPGHDLEDCYALNHIVRELIEKKILSFGDTGPNVKNNTFPAHGSVNAIDDAHDESMILDVAKIKNPLRIFHAKLVEAGLLKNCHKSCEECTIVPKGCEIVRNDIQELINQCMLQVRSRMKKDEVIVIKPILNLPESSTTTPILNMPEPVFNIPDSTVVQPIFNIPESVEPIFNIPKPVVVQRPSPFPFENTKPIHWKYDTTVVNQGSEKVGQKEGLKITSTDIVGGSRMTRSGHIYTPQFNLAPPIPLKETTTTVTDKGKWVVPIDADTEFLRLIKKSDYKIIDQLHQTPSKISIQSLLMSSPTHRSTLQKLLAQAHVTHKTTIDQFDGIITNITACNNLSFSREDLPKDGQNHNRALHISMKFQEDTITRVLVDTCSSMNVLPKRTLAKLSYKGDEMRPSTLIVKAFDRSRRTAIGEVELPILIDPHVFKINFQVMEINPNYSCLLGRPWIHAVGAVTSTLRQKMKFVIDDKLVIVSGEEDLMVSHLSLFSYIEADKDALETYFQALEIANVVLMEVEEPKGKAIPSFASWKKVRSTIEEGSP